The following nucleotide sequence is from Flavobacteriales bacterium.
ACATGAGATTGATATCAGCCCTTCTAATTCTATCTTCTTTAACTCTAGTATTTTGCCTCTCATCTTTTGCAGACGATAGCACAAAAACCGAAGAGTTAGACCCAATGGAAACAATTCAATTTGATACATTAAGTATTAATAAAGTTGTGTTTATGAATAATGACTCCGACAAAGTTGAGGTTATTCACGATTCAAGACTCTATGACCTTATAGAGAAGGACATACGACTTAACATTGAGAAAGAAAATAGAGCGTCGGGTTATAGAGTACAAATATCCTCGTCAGCGGTACGTTTAAAAAGCAATCAATCTAAATCTAAGTTCTTGTCACTTTATCCTGAGACAAAAGCACATATAATCTTTGAGCAACCCAATTACAAAGTACGTGTAGGTGATTTCTCGAAACGATTAGATGCCCAGAAAGCTTTAAATTTAATCAAGCCTAACTTTCCTGCTTCTTATATAGTTAAAGATGTAATCCTAATAACAAATGTGAAAAGCAGATAACTTATTTAAGTTTTTGCTTTACTTCTACCTCTTCATAACCTTCCACAATATCAAGCTCCTCAATATCATTAAAGCCCTCAATGCTAATACCACATTCATACCCATGTGTTACCTCCTTAACATCGTCCTTAAATCGTTTAAGACTTGATAACTTTCCCTGATGCACAACTACACCTTGGCGTAGAATTCTGATTTTGGTATTTCTAGTAACCTTGCCATCTAGAACATAACAACCTGCTATCGTTCCAACTTTAGTTATCTTATATACTTCTCTAATCTCAATATTACATACCACTTTCTCCTCGATCTCCGGATCAAGCATGCCTTCCATTGCTGCTTCCAATTCTTCAACCGCATCATAGATTACTGTATAAAATCTAATATCTATACCTTCTTTATCAGCCAGTTTTCTAGCACTCACTGACGGACGAACTTGGAATCCAATAATGATGGCATCAGAAGCCGAAGCTAGTAATACATCCGATTCGATAATTTGACCTACCGACTTGTGAATAATATTAATTTGTATCTTTTCTCTAGATAATTTTAATAATGAATCCGATACCGCCTCAACAGAACCATCCACATCACCTTTTACAATAACATTCAATTCTTTAAAGTCACCGATAGCCAATCTTCTACCAATCTCATCAAGAGTAATGTGCTTTTGCGTTCTAACACCTTGTTCTCTTTGAAGTTGTTGTCTTTTTGATGCGATACTTTTTGCCTCTCGCTCGTCGTCCAAGACATTAAATTTATCTCCT
It contains:
- a CDS encoding SPOR domain-containing protein — encoded protein: MRLISALLILSSLTLVFCLSSFADDSTKTEELDPMETIQFDTLSINKVVFMNNDSDKVEVIHDSRLYDLIEKDIRLNIEKENRASGYRVQISSSAVRLKSNQSKSKFLSLYPETKAHIIFEQPNYKVRVGDFSKRLDAQKALNLIKPNFPASYIVKDVILITNVKSR